One segment of Phaeacidiphilus oryzae TH49 DNA contains the following:
- a CDS encoding glycosyltransferase, with product MRILLSAVPAGGHALPLIPLAEAARAAGHRTAILNSADMAPLLRPFEVLTAGPGLAEQFAETERRTGLSPAQPGPAAVEHFAGTRVDLTYEEALRQATSYRPELIVCEAFDFVAPMVAAALDVPWAALGISGAIPADLMAQMRKRWQRELDLRSLVATERLAYLDPYPAFLRQEGEAPEPDGIAVRPTAITGEEPFATPDFGEDGRRRALVTFGTSVSDAEAEERVVRSLADAGFDVLVAGSQHPGPAAGHVHRAGFVPLARVLPWADVVVSAGGTGTVLAALAAGKPMVVRPFHADQPWNAERLARAGVARTIDGYEEAGPAALEVASGPSYLDAAARAAKETSDMPSFAEVLPLLEAAVRDR from the coding sequence ATGCGTATTCTCCTCAGCGCCGTACCGGCGGGCGGCCATGCCCTGCCGTTGATACCCCTGGCAGAGGCGGCTCGTGCGGCAGGTCATCGCACGGCCATCCTGAACAGCGCGGACATGGCCCCGCTGCTGCGGCCGTTCGAGGTGCTGACCGCCGGGCCCGGCCTCGCGGAGCAGTTCGCGGAGACCGAGCGGCGTACCGGCCTCTCCCCAGCCCAGCCCGGGCCCGCGGCGGTCGAGCACTTCGCCGGCACGAGGGTCGACCTCACCTACGAGGAGGCGCTTCGCCAAGCGACCTCGTACCGACCGGAGTTGATCGTGTGCGAGGCGTTCGACTTCGTCGCGCCGATGGTCGCGGCCGCCCTGGACGTCCCGTGGGCGGCCCTGGGGATCAGCGGTGCGATACCGGCGGACCTCATGGCGCAGATGCGGAAGCGCTGGCAGCGGGAACTCGACCTGCGCTCCCTCGTCGCCACGGAGCGCCTGGCCTATCTGGACCCGTATCCCGCCTTCCTGCGGCAGGAGGGCGAGGCACCGGAGCCAGACGGCATCGCGGTGCGCCCCACCGCCATAACCGGCGAAGAGCCTTTCGCCACACCGGATTTCGGGGAAGACGGCCGCCGTCGCGCGCTGGTGACCTTCGGTACCAGCGTCAGTGACGCGGAGGCCGAGGAGCGGGTGGTCCGGTCCCTGGCGGACGCCGGTTTCGACGTCCTCGTCGCGGGCTCCCAGCATCCCGGCCCGGCCGCCGGCCACGTCCACCGCGCCGGTTTCGTGCCGCTCGCCAGGGTCCTCCCGTGGGCCGACGTCGTCGTGTCGGCGGGCGGCACGGGAACGGTGCTGGCCGCGCTGGCGGCGGGGAAGCCCATGGTGGTGCGGCCGTTCCACGCCGACCAGCCGTGGAACGCGGAGCGGCTGGCCAGGGCCGGCGTCGCCAGGACCATCGACGGGTACGAGGAGGCGGGCCCCGCGGCCCTGGAGGTCGCGTCCGGGCCCTCCTACCTCGACGCCGCCGCCCGGGCCGCGAAGGAGACAAGCGATATGCCCTCGTTCGCCGAGGTCCTCCCGCTCCTGGAGGCCGCCGTGCGCGACCGCTGA
- a CDS encoding GH92 family glycosyl hydrolase, protein MFRRTALIAGIAGFAAAGLALAPLPGTVASAADRAAGAAAVTDPAALVDPFAGTGSGGAVVGQVDTFPGASAPFGMLQWSPDTPSRPPGGGYSYSDTATTGFSLTHLSGPGCAVAGDFPFLPMTGAVPADPGAATASFTHGSESAHPGSYAVTAGGVRSELAVTERTGVGSFTYPRTDQARMLVKVADSANGSSAASFRTIGDREIAGTVTSGHFCGQPDGYTVHFAARFDRPFTGSGTWGGQSAAAGRVTAGSRQVSVRGAQRPAHEDLSGKSAQAQGGGVVAGGWLTFDTRTDPVVGMQVAVSYVSEAGAEANLAAEARGRGVDAVAAATRAQWNRELGRIGIAGGTPAQQATFYTALYHALLDPSTFSDADGRYPGFDGAVHRMPRGHTQYANFSGWDIYRSQIPLLAAIEPERTGDMATSLLDDADQMGGWLPKWPVANGESGVMNGDPADPILADAYAFGATGFDAAKALRTMEHGASATTGAPGQGWYVERPNLAAYLSRGYVPNTGSDSISPVPNGASETLEYALADFSVSRLAGALGQPTTEAEYLDRSQNWAHLFDTATGYIRPRDAAGAFPAGPPVDTGSGFGQSGFQEGNAAQYTWMVPQNLRGLIQGLGGDKAANARLDAYFAQLNAGPNAPYEWAGNEPSFGNPWIYDSTGEPWKTQSTVRAVMDQLYSTAPGGEPGNDDLGAMSSWYVWAALGIYPQTPGVPQLVLGSPLFPHAVLHEAHGRSLTIDATGAGAQGVYVHGLAVDGRPSTRTAVDLTRTRRLDFTLGSTPDLHWGTGPDDAPASFGAGPVHFPPTTRAALSLTPGQLRIAPGGSATARITVDNSAGTVPATVTWNAGVPSGGGSGLTAEPPTGTVTVPAGQTATSPLTVSAAASAATGYYSVAVTAKASNGAVLAGSSLLLTVARPGETIPTTYVSNYSDDTVTPVDTRTHDAGPPIPVGGGPDGMAVAGGRLFVADNNTDDVTVVDTTTNAVLGRVAVGSVAADVAATPDGKTVWVSDFGDGTVQPIDTATLTAGAPVRVGSQPERLAVNPAGTELWVANQGSGTVSSVDLSTRQVTGTVPVGAAPFGVAFSKDGGTAYVTDNGSAEVSVVDTATHQVTGTIPTGAGPEYAATSPDGKYVYVADAGAGGVTPITVATGTAGPLIPTGSGAYAVAFDPDGSTALVVDSNVDDVRAIDVATATAGPPVTVGAVPDGVAVTGP, encoded by the coding sequence GTGTTCCGCCGTACCGCGCTGATCGCCGGAATCGCCGGATTCGCCGCCGCAGGGCTCGCGTTGGCCCCGCTGCCCGGCACCGTGGCATCGGCGGCGGACCGCGCCGCCGGAGCGGCCGCGGTCACCGATCCCGCCGCGCTGGTCGACCCGTTCGCGGGGACCGGAAGCGGCGGCGCGGTGGTCGGCCAGGTGGACACCTTTCCCGGGGCCTCGGCGCCGTTCGGCATGCTGCAGTGGAGTCCTGACACCCCGTCACGTCCGCCGGGCGGCGGCTACAGCTACTCCGACACCGCCACCACCGGCTTCAGCCTCACCCATCTCTCCGGCCCCGGCTGCGCTGTCGCCGGGGACTTCCCGTTCCTGCCGATGACCGGGGCGGTCCCGGCGGACCCGGGCGCGGCCACCGCCTCCTTCACCCACGGCAGTGAGAGCGCCCACCCCGGCTCGTACGCGGTCACGGCGGGCGGGGTGCGCTCGGAGCTGGCCGTCACCGAGCGCACCGGCGTCGGCAGCTTCACCTACCCGCGGACCGACCAGGCCAGGATGCTGGTCAAGGTGGCGGACAGCGCCAACGGGAGCTCGGCGGCGAGCTTCCGCACGATCGGCGACCGGGAGATCGCCGGCACCGTGACCAGCGGCCACTTCTGCGGCCAACCGGACGGCTACACCGTCCACTTCGCCGCCCGTTTCGACCGCCCCTTCACCGGCTCCGGCACCTGGGGAGGCCAGTCGGCGGCCGCCGGCCGGGTGACGGCGGGAAGCAGGCAGGTGAGCGTCCGGGGGGCCCAGCGGCCGGCGCACGAGGACCTCTCCGGGAAGAGCGCGCAGGCGCAGGGCGGCGGCGTGGTCGCCGGCGGCTGGCTGACCTTCGACACCCGCACCGATCCGGTGGTCGGCATGCAGGTCGCCGTCTCCTACGTCAGCGAGGCCGGAGCCGAGGCCAACCTCGCCGCCGAGGCGCGCGGCCGAGGGGTGGACGCGGTCGCCGCGGCCACCCGCGCGCAGTGGAACCGCGAGCTCGGGCGGATCGGGATCGCCGGCGGCACCCCAGCCCAGCAGGCCACCTTCTACACCGCGCTGTACCACGCGCTCCTCGACCCCAGCACGTTCAGCGACGCAGACGGCCGCTACCCGGGCTTCGACGGCGCCGTCCACCGGATGCCGCGCGGGCACACGCAGTACGCCAACTTCTCGGGCTGGGACATCTACCGGTCGCAGATCCCGCTGCTCGCCGCGATCGAGCCGGAGCGCACCGGGGACATGGCCACCTCCCTCCTCGACGACGCCGACCAGATGGGCGGCTGGCTGCCCAAGTGGCCGGTGGCCAACGGCGAGAGCGGGGTGATGAACGGCGACCCCGCGGACCCGATCCTGGCCGACGCCTACGCCTTCGGTGCCACCGGCTTCGACGCCGCCAAGGCGCTGCGCACCATGGAGCACGGCGCCTCGGCCACCACCGGCGCGCCCGGTCAGGGCTGGTACGTGGAGCGGCCCAACCTCGCCGCCTACCTCAGCCGCGGCTACGTCCCCAACACCGGCTCGGACTCGATCAGCCCGGTGCCCAACGGCGCCTCGGAGACCCTGGAGTACGCCCTCGCCGACTTCTCCGTCTCCCGGCTGGCGGGAGCGCTGGGGCAGCCCACCACCGAGGCCGAGTACCTCGACCGCTCGCAGAACTGGGCCCACCTCTTCGACACCGCCACCGGCTACATCAGGCCCCGGGACGCGGCCGGCGCCTTCCCGGCCGGCCCGCCGGTGGACACCGGAAGCGGCTTCGGGCAGAGCGGCTTCCAGGAGGGCAACGCCGCCCAGTACACCTGGATGGTCCCGCAGAACCTCCGCGGCCTGATCCAGGGGCTAGGCGGGGACAAGGCCGCGAACGCCCGGCTGGACGCCTACTTCGCCCAGCTGAACGCCGGGCCGAACGCCCCCTACGAATGGGCCGGGAACGAGCCCTCCTTCGGCAACCCCTGGATCTACGACAGCACCGGCGAGCCGTGGAAGACCCAGTCCACCGTCCGCGCCGTGATGGACCAGCTCTACTCCACCGCCCCCGGCGGCGAGCCGGGCAACGACGACCTGGGCGCGATGAGCTCCTGGTACGTCTGGGCCGCCCTCGGCATCTACCCGCAGACGCCCGGGGTGCCCCAACTCGTGCTCGGCAGCCCGCTCTTCCCGCACGCCGTGCTGCACGAGGCGCACGGACGCAGCCTCACCATCGACGCAACCGGCGCCGGCGCGCAGGGCGTCTACGTCCACGGCCTCGCGGTCGACGGCCGCCCCTCGACCCGTACCGCCGTCGATCTCACCCGCACCCGGCGGCTGGACTTCACCCTCGGCTCGACGCCGGACCTCCACTGGGGAACCGGCCCCGACGACGCCCCGGCCTCCTTCGGCGCCGGCCCGGTGCACTTCCCGCCGACCACCAGGGCCGCCCTCTCGCTCACCCCCGGCCAGCTGCGGATCGCCCCCGGCGGCTCCGCCACGGCCCGGATCACCGTCGACAACTCGGCCGGGACCGTGCCCGCGACGGTCACCTGGAACGCCGGCGTCCCGTCCGGCGGCGGGTCGGGCCTCACCGCCGAGCCGCCCACCGGAACCGTCACCGTCCCCGCGGGGCAGACCGCCACCAGCCCGCTCACCGTCTCCGCCGCCGCCTCCGCCGCGACCGGCTACTACTCGGTCGCGGTGACGGCGAAGGCGTCCAATGGCGCGGTGCTCGCCGGGAGTTCGCTCCTGCTGACGGTCGCCCGGCCGGGCGAGACCATCCCCACCACCTACGTCTCCAACTACTCGGACGACACGGTCACCCCGGTGGACACCCGCACCCACGACGCCGGACCCCCGATCCCGGTCGGCGGCGGCCCGGACGGGATGGCGGTGGCCGGCGGCCGGCTCTTCGTGGCCGACAACAACACCGACGATGTGACGGTCGTGGACACCACCACCAACGCCGTGCTGGGCCGGGTCGCGGTCGGCTCGGTGGCCGCGGACGTGGCCGCCACCCCGGACGGGAAGACCGTCTGGGTGAGCGACTTCGGCGACGGAACCGTCCAGCCGATCGACACCGCGACGCTCACCGCGGGCGCCCCGGTCCGGGTCGGCAGCCAGCCCGAGCGGCTGGCCGTGAACCCGGCCGGGACCGAGCTGTGGGTGGCGAACCAGGGCTCGGGGACGGTCAGTTCGGTCGACCTGAGTACCCGTCAGGTCACCGGAACGGTCCCGGTCGGTGCCGCGCCCTTCGGCGTCGCCTTCTCGAAGGACGGCGGCACGGCGTACGTCACGGACAACGGCTCGGCCGAGGTCTCCGTCGTCGACACCGCCACCCACCAGGTCACCGGCACCATCCCGACCGGCGCGGGCCCGGAGTACGCGGCGACCTCGCCCGACGGAAAGTACGTCTACGTCGCGGACGCCGGCGCCGGGGGCGTCACCCCGATCACCGTCGCCACCGGCACGGCCGGCCCGCTGATCCCCACCGGCTCGGGCGCCTACGCGGTGGCCTTCGACCCGGACGGATCGACCGCCTTGGTCGTCGACAGCAACGTCGACGACGTCCGCGCGATCGACGTGGCGACGGCCACCGCCGGGCCCCCGGTGACGGTGGGCGCCGTCCCCGACGGGGTGGCAGTGACCGGGCCCTGA
- a CDS encoding cation transporter codes for MTENDTSRAALLRRGFALEYATLGWNVVGIVVLAFAALSARSVALAGFGLDSLIEIGASTVVVWELSGAGEDRQRRALRLIGVGFALLAGYLLVQSTWVLAAGYRPHHSPLGIAWTAVTAAAMFALAAGKARTGAALDNPVLRTEGRVTLIDGLLAAAVLLGLVLNSALGWWWADPAAGYVLVYYALREVREIFSD; via the coding sequence GTGACTGAGAACGACACGTCCCGAGCCGCCCTGCTGCGGCGGGGCTTCGCCCTGGAGTACGCCACCCTCGGCTGGAACGTGGTCGGCATCGTGGTGCTCGCCTTCGCCGCGCTCTCCGCCCGGTCGGTGGCGCTGGCCGGCTTCGGCCTCGACTCGCTGATCGAGATCGGCGCCTCCACCGTGGTGGTCTGGGAGCTCTCCGGGGCCGGCGAGGACCGGCAGCGGCGGGCGCTGCGGCTGATCGGCGTCGGCTTCGCGCTGCTGGCCGGGTATCTGCTGGTGCAGTCGACCTGGGTGCTCGCCGCCGGCTACCGCCCCCACCACTCCCCCCTCGGCATCGCCTGGACCGCCGTCACCGCGGCCGCGATGTTCGCCCTCGCCGCCGGCAAGGCCCGGACCGGCGCGGCGCTGGACAACCCGGTGCTGCGGACCGAGGGCCGGGTCACCCTGATCGACGGCCTGCTGGCCGCCGCCGTCCTCCTCGGCCTGGTCCTGAACAGCGCCCTCGGCTGGTGGTGGGCCGACCCGGCGGCCGGCTACGTCCTCGTCTACTACGCGCTCCGCGAGGTGCGGGAGATCTTCTCCGACTGA
- a CDS encoding RNA polymerase sigma-70 factor codes for MRTETGGRAEEFQQLRPLLFSVSYRILGSVAEAEDAVQETWLRFEAAGAEPRSLKAYLSAAVTRISIDVLRSARVRREEYTGPWFPEPLLADPYQDPERAAELADSVSVAALLLLERLSPLERAVFVLREVFDFGFPEVAEAVGRSEAACRQLAARARRHMADGRPRYEADRKEREELAARFFDALSEGDVGGLRELLAGDVSLVGDGGGKAPQLARAVSGADPVARLLAAVFPRLARLDLVLDRCEVNGGPGAVLRDEEGRVLQTMALDVADGRIQDVRFVLNPDKLRHLGPVADVWAVHRRFRKLPR; via the coding sequence ATGCGCACCGAAACCGGCGGCCGGGCCGAGGAGTTCCAGCAGCTGCGGCCGCTGCTGTTCTCGGTCTCCTACCGGATCCTGGGGAGCGTGGCCGAGGCCGAGGACGCGGTCCAGGAGACCTGGCTGCGGTTCGAGGCGGCCGGGGCCGAGCCCCGGTCGCTGAAGGCGTACCTCTCCGCGGCGGTGACCCGGATCTCGATCGACGTCCTGCGCTCGGCGCGGGTCCGGCGGGAGGAGTACACCGGCCCCTGGTTCCCTGAGCCGCTGCTGGCCGATCCGTACCAGGACCCGGAGCGGGCCGCGGAGTTGGCCGACTCGGTCTCGGTCGCGGCGCTGCTGCTGCTGGAACGGCTCAGCCCGCTGGAGCGGGCGGTCTTCGTGCTGCGCGAGGTCTTCGACTTCGGCTTCCCCGAGGTCGCGGAGGCGGTCGGGCGCTCGGAGGCGGCCTGCCGGCAGCTGGCGGCGCGGGCCCGCCGCCATATGGCCGACGGACGGCCGCGTTACGAGGCCGACCGCAAGGAGCGGGAGGAGCTGGCCGCGCGGTTCTTCGACGCGCTGAGCGAGGGGGACGTCGGCGGCCTCCGCGAACTGCTGGCCGGCGACGTGTCGCTGGTCGGCGACGGCGGGGGCAAGGCCCCGCAGCTGGCCCGGGCCGTCTCCGGCGCGGACCCGGTGGCCCGGCTGCTGGCCGCGGTCTTCCCGCGGCTGGCCCGGTTGGACCTGGTCCTCGACCGCTGCGAGGTCAACGGCGGCCCCGGGGCGGTGCTCCGGGACGAGGAGGGCCGGGTGCTGCAGACCATGGCGCTGGACGTGGCGGACGGGCGGATCCAGGACGTCCGGTTCGTCCTCAACCCCGACAAGCTGCGGCATCTCGGCCCGGTGGCCGACGTCTGGGCGGTCCACCGCCGGTTCAGAAAGCTTCCCCGCTAG
- a CDS encoding MFS transporter, with product MSGSAPAGIRRAAERARNSAPRSAVLVVMCVGYFLVLLDVTIINVALPRIGSGLGAGVAGLQWVVDGYALALACLMLASGTAGDRYGHRRLVSLGLAVFGAGSLLCGLAPGVAVLVAGRVVQGVGAALMLPGTLAVISHAYPGRGEQARAIGIWAGIGSLALPAGPLLGGLLVDGLGWRSVFLVNVPLVVLALAAVWLLARESREPRARPPDLPGLATGSPALLAFTFAVIQAGHGGGAAATLAVVLALAAGLVLAALFVRVERRRGDDAMLPLRLFARPAFSLANLAAGAMNLGTLGTLFVLTLFLQSVQHRSPLGAGLALIPLFSPLAVLAPIAGRLAGRLGPRLPTVLGLVVGAAGIALLTIAGPGSPYPVLLPAFLLWGIGMGILTPAVVAAAVSEVEPERAGLASAVNNTARQTGGAMGIAAAGAISGAPGGPGFMSGFHAVAAAAAGLWLAVAAAALAVLPGPLLPGSLGSGSLASGSLGSGSPEAGRDDGHDRG from the coding sequence GTGAGTGGATCAGCCCCCGCCGGGATCAGGCGCGCCGCCGAGCGCGCCAGGAACTCCGCGCCGCGCTCGGCGGTGCTGGTGGTGATGTGCGTCGGCTACTTCCTGGTGCTGCTCGACGTCACCATCATCAACGTCGCCCTGCCCCGGATCGGCTCCGGCCTCGGCGCCGGCGTCGCCGGGCTGCAGTGGGTGGTGGACGGCTACGCGCTGGCCCTGGCCTGCCTGATGCTGGCCAGCGGAACGGCGGGGGACCGGTACGGCCACCGCAGACTCGTCTCCCTCGGCCTCGCGGTCTTCGGCGCCGGCTCGCTGCTCTGCGGGCTCGCGCCGGGGGTGGCGGTGCTGGTCGCCGGCCGGGTGGTGCAGGGGGTCGGGGCCGCGCTGATGCTGCCCGGCACGCTGGCTGTGATCAGCCACGCCTACCCCGGCCGGGGCGAGCAGGCCCGGGCCATCGGCATCTGGGCCGGGATCGGCAGTCTGGCGCTGCCGGCCGGCCCGCTGCTCGGCGGGCTGCTGGTGGACGGCCTCGGCTGGCGGTCGGTCTTCCTGGTCAACGTGCCGCTGGTCGTGCTCGCGCTGGCGGCGGTCTGGCTGCTGGCCCGGGAGAGCCGGGAGCCGCGGGCGCGTCCGCCCGACCTACCGGGGCTGGCGACGGGGTCGCCGGCGCTGCTCGCCTTCACCTTCGCGGTCATCCAGGCCGGGCACGGCGGCGGAGCCGCGGCGACCCTCGCGGTGGTGCTCGCGCTCGCGGCCGGGCTGGTGCTGGCGGCCCTCTTCGTGCGGGTGGAACGCCGCCGGGGGGACGACGCCATGCTTCCGCTGCGGCTCTTCGCCCGGCCGGCGTTCAGCCTCGCCAACCTGGCCGCGGGGGCGATGAACCTGGGCACGCTGGGGACGCTCTTCGTGCTGACCCTCTTCCTCCAGTCGGTGCAGCACCGCTCCCCGCTGGGCGCCGGGCTCGCGCTGATCCCGCTGTTCTCGCCGCTCGCGGTCCTCGCCCCGATCGCCGGGCGGCTGGCGGGGCGGCTCGGGCCGCGGCTGCCCACCGTGCTGGGGCTGGTGGTCGGCGCGGCCGGGATCGCCCTCCTCACCATCGCCGGGCCGGGGTCCCCGTACCCCGTGCTGCTGCCGGCCTTTCTGCTGTGGGGGATCGGGATGGGGATCCTCACCCCGGCGGTGGTCGCGGCGGCGGTGTCCGAGGTCGAGCCCGAGCGCGCCGGGCTGGCCTCGGCGGTCAACAACACCGCACGTCAGACCGGCGGCGCGATGGGCATCGCGGCGGCCGGCGCGATCAGCGGCGCTCCGGGCGGCCCCGGCTTCATGTCCGGCTTCCACGCGGTGGCGGCCGCGGCGGCCGGGCTCTGGCTGGCGGTGGCGGCGGCCGCCCTCGCGGTGCTGCCGGGCCCGCTGCTGCCCGGATCGCTGGGGTCGGGGTCGCTGGCGTCGGGGTCGCTGGGGTCCGGCTCGCCGGAGGCCGGGCGCGACGACGGCCACGACCGGGGCTAG
- a CDS encoding DUF5959 family protein codes for MAGTETVELIRLEGPGNSVVLSLYGGPGGGTTGGGSALQGVITVDTPFVSGSTPVHLRPEDVEEWQDALDLLDAGGDIAWRKGGRGPELHVELDPEGDPERAQVSVSDLAGALTTVTVGVTIDDAWFDDAYERLEEVREVWPSVGAEPAVAD; via the coding sequence ATGGCAGGTACGGAGACCGTCGAGCTGATACGCCTGGAGGGGCCGGGCAACAGCGTGGTGCTGAGCCTCTACGGGGGGCCGGGGGGCGGGACGACCGGCGGCGGGTCGGCGCTCCAGGGGGTGATCACCGTCGACACCCCGTTCGTGTCCGGGTCCACCCCGGTCCACCTCCGCCCGGAGGACGTGGAGGAGTGGCAGGACGCCCTCGACCTCCTCGACGCCGGCGGCGACATCGCCTGGCGGAAGGGCGGCCGGGGCCCCGAGCTGCACGTCGAGCTCGACCCGGAGGGCGACCCCGAGCGGGCCCAGGTCTCGGTCTCCGACCTGGCCGGCGCCCTGACCACGGTCACCGTCGGCGTCACGATCGACGACGCCTGGTTCGACGACGCCTACGAGCGGCTGGAGGAGGTCCGGGAGGTCTGGCCGTCGGTCGGCGCCGAGCCCGCCGTCGCCGACTAG
- a CDS encoding sulfite exporter TauE/SafE family protein yields MGGDWAPELLLAAIVFVGAAVQRMSGIGFALVAGPGLIALQGPLQGVLLANCASCGISALGLATEWRGLRPRVMVPLVAAAACLVPVGAWAAGALPRPVLLVGIGATVVAAVAVIARGVRSAALSGRSGAVIAGAASGFMNAAAGVGGPAVSLYALNEGWSVREFVPNALFYGVLVNALSVALKGPPRLPGAAWALIACALLAGLPAGRFLAARVPDRRARGLVLLLACAGGLVTLGRGLGAF; encoded by the coding sequence GTGGGGGGAGACTGGGCACCGGAGCTGCTGCTGGCCGCGATCGTCTTCGTCGGCGCGGCGGTGCAGCGGATGTCCGGGATCGGCTTCGCTCTGGTGGCCGGGCCCGGGCTGATCGCGCTTCAGGGGCCGCTGCAGGGCGTACTGCTGGCGAACTGCGCCTCCTGCGGGATCAGCGCGCTGGGCCTGGCGACCGAATGGCGCGGGCTGCGGCCGAGGGTGATGGTGCCGCTGGTCGCGGCCGCCGCCTGCCTGGTGCCGGTCGGCGCCTGGGCGGCGGGGGCGCTGCCGCGGCCGGTGCTGCTGGTCGGGATCGGGGCGACGGTGGTCGCGGCGGTGGCGGTGATCGCCCGCGGGGTGCGGTCGGCCGCGCTGAGCGGGCGGTCCGGGGCGGTGATAGCCGGGGCGGCGAGCGGGTTCATGAACGCCGCGGCCGGCGTCGGCGGTCCCGCGGTGTCGCTGTACGCCCTCAACGAGGGCTGGTCGGTGCGCGAGTTCGTGCCCAACGCCCTCTTCTACGGGGTGCTGGTCAACGCGCTCTCGGTGGCCCTCAAGGGCCCGCCCCGGCTGCCCGGCGCGGCGTGGGCGCTGATCGCCTGCGCGCTGCTGGCCGGCCTGCCGGCCGGGAGGTTCCTCGCGGCCCGGGTCCCCGACCGGCGGGCCCGCGGACTCGTCCTGCTGCTGGCCTGCGCGGGCGGACTGGTCACCCTGGGCCGGGGGCTGGGCGCGTTCTGA
- a CDS encoding hemerythrin domain-containing protein → MCHYCGCREIPLIKEFIAEHAEVTDLAGKALRALDRGAVDEAARLVPRMAAELRSHWQGEERGLFTVMREDPEYAGYIAALEREHRELDAFLAGLDLHDPAGRQAFETAVQELYAHISKEEDGLFPASLTALDGPEWDLSMRAWREAHPG, encoded by the coding sequence ATGTGCCACTACTGCGGCTGCCGGGAGATTCCCCTGATCAAGGAGTTCATCGCAGAGCACGCCGAGGTGACCGACCTGGCCGGGAAGGCGCTGCGGGCGCTGGACCGGGGGGCGGTGGACGAGGCCGCCCGGCTGGTCCCGCGGATGGCTGCGGAGCTCCGCAGCCATTGGCAGGGCGAGGAGCGCGGCCTCTTCACGGTGATGCGCGAGGACCCGGAGTACGCCGGGTACATCGCCGCCCTGGAGCGCGAGCACCGCGAACTCGACGCCTTCCTGGCCGGGTTGGACCTCCACGACCCGGCCGGCAGGCAGGCCTTCGAGACCGCCGTCCAGGAGCTGTACGCACACATCTCCAAGGAGGAGGACGGCCTCTTCCCGGCCTCCCTCACCGCCCTGGACGGGCCGGAGTGGGACCTCTCGATGCGGGCCTGGCGCGAGGCCCACCCCGGCTAG